The following DNA comes from Chitinophagales bacterium.
TAGTATTGGTTTTGGACAAGTAGATATGCAAGTAGATGAAAGATACCAAGACCGTTTTTACTCTTACGATTTTAATACAAATCTTCAATTAGGTAAGTTTTTGCCGGCAAAAGCTAACATACAAATACCTTTTTATGGCGGTATATCTCAGTCATTTAGCACGCCAGAATACGACCCTTATCAGTTAGATTTAACCTCTAAAGAACAAATAGCTTCTATAAAAACACTAAACGAAGACTCTGCTTTAACCTATAAGAGGATGATACAAACGCTGGTAACAAGGAAAGGCTTTAACTTTACTAATGTTAGAAAACTACCGGGAGAGAAACAAAAGAGACTCTTTTTCTTTAGCCCCGAAAACCTTGGATTTTCTTATGCTTATAATGTAATAGAAAAAAGCGACCCGTTTGTACAAAGTGATTATGAACAAACACATTTAGGAAAAATAGACTATGCACATAGTTTGCAGCCTAAGTATTTGTATCCATTTAAAAAAGCTATTAAAAGCACCAATCCATTTTTAAGTATAATAAAAGATTTAAATGTCAATTTCTTCCCTTCTACTATGGCGTTTAATACACAAATGAATAGGCAGTATGGAGAGCTTAATTTAAGAACTTTAGAAGGTGATGATTTTACATTGCCTACCACTTTTAATAAGTTTTTTACGTGGGATAGGTCTTATTCTTTTAAATACAATCCTTTTAAATCTTTAAGTATAGATTATAACGCTAATAATGCAGCCCGTATAGATGAACCTTTCGGGAAAATAGATACCAAAGAAGAAAAGCAAGAGATTTGGAACAACATAAAACGTGGTGGTAGAACCACTATGTTTAACCAAAATTTGAATGTAAATTATAAATTGCCATTAAATAAATTGCCATTTTTAGATTTTACAAATACTACGGTTAGCTATGGTTCCGGATTCAACTGGATAGCGGCTCCACTGCGTGCTGATGCCGATGGAAATTATATTGAAAATCCACTGGGGAATGTAATGAGCAATAACCAGCAACTTAGATTTAACACCGATTGGAATTTTGATAAATTGTACTCAAAAGTGCCTTATTTAAAGAAATTTACAGGAACAAATCCAACCGCAGGAAACAAACAAGCCACACAGCAAAAACGTGAAACAGCTGTAAAAGCAAGAGAAAAACTAAAGCAAGATAAAATAGCTTTAGAAGAAAAACTGCAAGCGGAAAAAGAAGCTTTTAAAGATTTGAAAGCAGAACTAAAAATAGATACTGTTCTTACTAAAAAAGAGAAGAAAGTAGAAAAGAAAACTCAAAAAGAGAAAATAAAGAGTTTAAGAAAGCAAATAAAGAAGAAAAAATCTGACAGAGCACAAAAGCAAGCTCCTGCACGTATTTTAGAAAACGCCATAATGCAACCTTTGGTAAGTTTAAAGAAAATTTCGGTTTCTTATACCGAAGACAGAAGTACAACCGTGCCGGGTTATATGCCGGATACTGATTTTGTAGGTTTAGATAGGCAAAGCAAGCGAGCTCCGGGGCCGGGGTTTGTGTTTGGTGGTCAGCCGGGTTTCCAGTGGTTCAAAAACTTTGATGCCTCTAAAAGAGATGCATGGTTAGATGAAGCTGCTAATAATGGATGGATTTCGCAAGATTCATTGCAAAACCAGAAATTTATGCAAACCTATTCTCAAAACTTAGACATTAGAGCCACGATAGAACCGTATAGAGATTTGCAAATAGATTTGACATTAAACAAAACAAATTCTATAAACCACTCTCAGTTTTTTAAAGTTTTTGATTCAAATACAGGATATGAGCATTCGCTTCCACAAGATGTGGGTACGTATAAAATTTCTACCATTACTTGGAAAACCATGTTTACAAAATACGATACAACATGGCTAAACAGTACCTATAAGCAGTTTTTAGATAATAGAGCTATTATTTCTGAACGTATGCAGTACGAAAACGGAAATAGTAGTGGCACATTCTATAATCCAAGCGATTCTACTTCAAATGCTAATTATAAAGAAGGATATGGTCCTACTTCGCAAGATGTATTAATACCTGCATTTTTAGCTGCTTACCAAGGAAAAGACGCTAATAAAGTAAAATTAAATCCATTTAAAAACTTTCCATTGCCAAACTGGCAAATAAGCTACAATGGTTTAACAAGGTTTAAATGGGCTCAAAAAATATTCTCTAATTTCAGCATTAGACATGGCTATAGCTCAGTAATTCAAATAGCAAGTTTCCAAACCAACTACGATTATCAAGGCGATAATACTTATTTTACGCCTAATACGGTAGATTCATTAAATGGAAACTACTATACATATTATAATATTCCTAACATAGTTATAAACGAGCAGTTAAATCCATTAATTGGTTTTGATATGACCTTTAAAAATGGTTTGCAAGCTCGTATTGATTATAAAAAATCAAGAACAGCTACGGTTAATTTTACCGATTTTCAGCTTATAGAAAATCAATCTGAAGCCATAACCGCAGGATTAGGCTATAGAGTAAAAGGGTTAAAAATGCCATTTAAGTTTAAGGGTAAAAAAGTAATATTGCACAACGATTTGAATATGCGATTTGACTTTACATATAGAGATAATGTAATAGTAAACCACCGATTAGACCAAGGCATTTCAATACCAACAAGTGGAGCTAAAGTAATAACCGTTTCGCCATCTATAGATTATGTAATAAGCAAGCAGATGAACATAAGAATTTTCTTAGACAGAACAAGAACAATTCCTAAAACATCTAACTCTTTCCCTACCACCACTACACGAGCAGGAGTAACATTCAGATTTAGCTTAGCTAATTTCTAAAAACTTAGCGAGAATTGTTCACGGGCATTATCCGTTACTAAACTTTGTTTTAAATTTTAACTTATGCGATTTTTACCAGAAGAAATAGAAAATTATGCAGCATTACATTCTTTAAAAGAGGATGAAGTATTGCAACAACTTAACAGAGAAACTCATTTAAACATTCTTATGCCTCAAATGATTAGTGGGCATATTCAAGGAAATTTTTTAAGAATGATGAGCTTTATGATTAAGCCCAAAAACATTTTAGAGATAGGCACTTTTACCGGCTATTCTGCTATTTGTTTAGCTCAAGGATTGCAAGAAAATGGCAAACTTTATACTATAGATATTAATGAAGAACTTGAAGATATGTGTAGAACATATTTTGATAAAGCAGGACTAAAAAATAAGATAGATTATAGAATAGGAAATGCCTTAGATATTATTCCCGACATAAACGAAACTTTTGATTTAGTTTTTATTGATGCCGATAAAATAAATTATAGCAACTATTACGATTTGGTTTTTAGCAAAGTAAATAAAGGTGGTTTTATTTTGGCAGATAATGTTTTGTGGAGCGGAAAAGTAACGCAAGAAAAAAAGAATAAAGACACGCAAGCACTACATGATTATAATACAAAAATAACCAATGACGAAAGAGTAGAAAATTATTTAGTTCCTATAAGAGATGGAATAATGGTGGCTCGCAAAAAATAAAACTCAACAACACAATATCCCGATTCAGTTATTTAATATTACGATACGCAAACTAATAGTTGAACAGAGCAAAACACCGCCCGTATCTTTGTGGTATAATTATTAAAAACAAAAAATTTATAAAACCTATATCATGGAAGAAACATTAAAAAAAATAGTTTATGCTGGTGTTGGCTTAGCCGCACAAGCTACAGAAAAATTTGAAAGTACTGTTGACGAGTT
Coding sequences within:
- a CDS encoding O-methyltransferase — protein: MRFLPEEIENYAALHSLKEDEVLQQLNRETHLNILMPQMISGHIQGNFLRMMSFMIKPKNILEIGTFTGYSAICLAQGLQENGKLYTIDINEELEDMCRTYFDKAGLKNKIDYRIGNALDIIPDINETFDLVFIDADKINYSNYYDLVFSKVNKGGFILADNVLWSGKVTQEKKNKDTQALHDYNTKITNDERVENYLVPIRDGIMVARKK